In the Alphaproteobacteria bacterium genome, GGCGAAGCGAGCGGACCATACTGCCCGACCGCGCGGCGCGCGAAGTGCAGGTCGGCGCTCTTCGCCATGCGGTCGGCCTCGCCTTCCGTCTCAGCGCAGATCGCCGCGACCCCGAGAATCGCGTAAGGCGCGTCGCGCCAGGCCGACGGCTTAAACTGATTGCGATAGGCGAGCATCGGGCCGTCGGGCGGAAAATCCGAGAAGTGATGTGCGAACGAAAATCCCGCGCCGACATGCGCGGCAAGCTCGGCCGAATAGCCGCTGGAGCCTAAGAGCCAGATCGGCGGCAGCCTCACGTCGGTCGGCATCGCCGCCACCTTCGAGAACGGATGGTTCTCCGGGAATCCCTTGCTCTCGAACAGGATCATCTCCTGGAAGCGGTCGAGGAAGTCGTCCTGCTCGGTGCTCGTGTCCTGGCGGCGGCGCAGCGCAAGCGACGTGATCTGGTCGGTGCCGGGTGCACGGCCGAGGCCGAGATCGATGCGCCCGGGATAAAGCGCCTCCAGCACCTTGAATCGCTCCATCACCATCAGCGGCGCGTGGTTCGGCAGCATCACGCCGCCCGACCCGACGCGCATGTTCTGCGTCACGGCGGCGACCTGCCCGATCATGATATCGGGCGCCGAGCTTGCGATATTCGCAAGATTATGGTGCTCGGCGAGCCAGTAGCGCGTGTAGCCGAGCGTATCGGCAAAGCGCGCGAGATCGAGCGTGTTGCGCAACGCCTGGGCGGGCGGCGTCGCGGTGGTGACGGGGGAGAGGTCGAGGATCGAGAGGGGCAGCATCATGGACAACTAACCATTTGCCGCTGCTTCGCCAACCGCTTCCAAAGGAGGCGCGGTTCATGGCAGGTTTGCGTGCATGAGAGTGCCGCTGTTGATCGGGCTGCTTCTGCTGACGGGCTGCGCGAGCGGCCGCGACGGCCCCGAAACGCAGGGCGGTGTGGCGGTCAACGTCTTTCCCGAGAAGTACCGCGCAGAGATCCTCGCCTATCAGCGCAGCTACCTGAATGATCCGACCGGCATCCGCTCGGCGGCGGTTTCGCAGCCGGTGCTGCGCAAGGTCGGCAGCGTCGAGCGTTATGTCGTGTGCGTGCGCTTCAACGCCAAGGCGCCAAGCGGCGGCTATACCGGCGAGCGCGAGCATCTGGTGATCTTCCTCTCCGGTAAGCTCGACCAGATGGGTGCAACGCGCGAGCAGTGCAAGGATGCATCTTACGAGCCGTTTCCGGAACTGGAGCGGCTGGTGCGGTAGGAGAGTCCGTTTTGGCGCCGAGAGCGGACTGCTTCGCGGCACCTGCAATCAGCGAATAGCGGGCGTTAGAGACTTCCCACTCTCAATGCTGCTGCTTTTGGTGCGGGTTTCATCGCGCCCGGATTGCCACTCACGGCCACCGGATGACGCCTGCTCATTATCGATTGCGCGAGCCTCGCCTTCGCTCCGCCCCGCTTGGCGGCATATTCCTTGCCATCGATCGGCCCGACATGCGGCGGGTCGCGATCGAGGTACGGGCGCCCGATCCCAAGATCCTTCTCGTGCGCGTCAATCCACTTCCACAGTTCTACGCTCGAGGCGAAACGTTGCAGACGGGTCTCGCCTTTAACACTCACGAGATCGGCCGCAAGGCCGTGTCCGTAACCGCCGCGGCGGCTGCCGCCATGATATGAGCTGTCGCTGGCGGCTTTGTTGCCACTTGCGATCGCCTGCCGGTAATCGTCGCGGAATGCACTGGTGATGCCCGGCATCAGCCCGGCGTTCTCCATTGCAACAAGCGCGTGGTAGAGCTTCAGCTTGAAACCACGATCCATGCCTCCGATCACGTAATCCTTAACCGACATGCCGGCTTTCTGCGCCGCTATCGGGTCTTTCCACGTGAAATCCGCGATGACGTATTTCTTGATGGTCTTGATGACGGTCCGCGTTTTGCCCTTCTTTTTGATCGAGGTCTTGATGCGTTCCAGCACCTTATTGGAGTCGACTTTGGGCGTCCGTTCGTAGAACGCCCAGAGAT is a window encoding:
- a CDS encoding LLM class flavin-dependent oxidoreductase, which translates into the protein MLPLSILDLSPVTTATPPAQALRNTLDLARFADTLGYTRYWLAEHHNLANIASSAPDIMIGQVAAVTQNMRVGSGGVMLPNHAPLMVMERFKVLEALYPGRIDLGLGRAPGTDQITSLALRRRQDTSTEQDDFLDRFQEMILFESKGFPENHPFSKVAAMPTDVRLPPIWLLGSSGYSAELAAHVGAGFSFAHHFSDFPPDGPMLAYRNQFKPSAWRDAPYAILGVAAICAETEGEADRMAKSADLHFARRAVGQYGPLASPDEAAAYPYTPVDRQRIEHNRKRLIVGSPGSVRERIMALAQSTKADEVMITTMVFDHAARKRSYELLAKEFGLNS